The region CGCGGTGGTGGGCCTGATCGACGGCGCGGCCGCGACCGTCGGGGTTGACACAGGTCTGGTTCACATTGCCGCCGCGCTGAAGCGGCCGACCGTCGAACTGTACAATTTCGCCACGGCCTGGCGCACCGGCGGCTACTGGTCGCCCAACGTCGTCAATCTCGGCACGGCCGGCCAGCCGGCGTCGCTGGCGCAGGTCCAGGCCGCGCTCGAGGCATTCGGCCTCCTGTAATTCACCCAGGCGATCATGAGCGAATCCCAGATCATCGAAGTGGCGTCCGCGGATTGGAGCGGGCGCAATCTTTCCGTGCCGCGCGAGCAGCTGCTCGCCGCGGTCGAGACCGGCAAGGTGCTGTACTTTCCGAACCTGCGCTTCGCGATCGAAGGCGGCGAGGAAGCGCTGCTCGATCCCGCGCTCGCGGACCCGAAGCGCAAGAACATCAGCCTCGCGCCGAACGGCGGCGCGCTCGCGGGCGTGCTCGGCGACAGCGTCATGCAGTCGGCGGTGCGCGCGCTCGTCGCGCGCTTCCAGCAGCAGGCGGGCTCGCTCGTCGACGGCCTCTTTCCCGAGTATCGCGGCCGGCTGCGCGTCGCGCCGACGAGCCTGCGCCTGATGCAGGTCGAGACCCGCCAGACGTCCTGGCGCAAGGACGACAGCCGGCTCCACGTCGACGCGTTCCCGTCGCGGCCGAACTACGGCGAGCGGATCCTGCGCGTGTTCACCAACGTGAATCCGGCCGGCGCGCCGCGCGTGTGGCGGGTCGGCGAGCCGTTCGAGGCGGTCGCGCGGCGCTTTTTGCCGCACATCAGGCCGCAGCTGCCGGGCGCCGCGTGGCTGTTCGACCTGCTGCACGTGACGAAGTCGAAGCGCAGCGCGTACGACCACCTGATGCTGAACCTGCATGACCGCATGAAGGCCGATCTCGACTACCAGCGCGACAGCGCGCAGGAAACCATGCCGTTCCCGCCCGGCAGCGTGTGGATCTGCTTCTCCGACCAGACCTCGCACGCGGTGATGTCCGGACAATTCATGATGGAGCAGACCTTCTTCCTGCCCGTCGAGGCGATGGCGCGCCCCGAGTGCGCGCCGCTCGGCATCCTCGAGCGCCTGCAAGGCAGGGCGCTGGTTTGAGCGCGCGCCTCTCGATGCGGGCGGGCTCGCGATGCTGAGGGCGATCTATCGCGCTTTGTGGTGGATCGTCGCGCCGCTCGCCGTGCTGCGGCTGTGGGTGCGTTCGCGGCGCGAGCGCGGCTATCGCGAGCACATCGCCGAGCGCTTCGGCCGTCGCGACGCGCATGCGCTGGCCGCGCGCGGCCCGGACGACGCCGCGCCGCTGATCTGGATTCATGCGGTGTCGGTCGGCGAAACGCGCGCCGCGCAGCCGCTCGTCGAGGCC is a window of Burkholderia sp. FERM BP-3421 DNA encoding:
- a CDS encoding Kdo hydroxylase family protein — encoded protein: MSESQIIEVASADWSGRNLSVPREQLLAAVETGKVLYFPNLRFAIEGGEEALLDPALADPKRKNISLAPNGGALAGVLGDSVMQSAVRALVARFQQQAGSLVDGLFPEYRGRLRVAPTSLRLMQVETRQTSWRKDDSRLHVDAFPSRPNYGERILRVFTNVNPAGAPRVWRVGEPFEAVARRFLPHIRPQLPGAAWLFDLLHVTKSKRSAYDHLMLNLHDRMKADLDYQRDSAQETMPFPPGSVWICFSDQTSHAVMSGQFMMEQTFFLPVEAMARPECAPLGILERLQGRALV